One Rhipicephalus microplus isolate Deutch F79 chromosome 4, USDA_Rmic, whole genome shotgun sequence genomic window carries:
- the LOC142814574 gene encoding protein canopy homolog 2-like — protein sequence MQYLSALSVQVLVLFTLCCVAFCEPTVQELKCQVCKALVTESVAAISKVDPKKKIPVGSFRLQADGTQKQKTIPYAGSEAHMHDVLDEVCSQMDNYAQATHKENGELILVNLSKDVDKLSTYQVVPDPTANGKIRQLCEDMIGEYEDDYMRVFSKHKIRVEPQAFRLLCENNKEICGEKAKEEL from the exons ATGCAGTACCTCAGTGCTCTCTCCGTACAAGTTCTGGTTCTTTTCACACTTTGCTGTGTAGCGTTTTGTGAGCCGACTGTGCAGGAGCTAAAGTGTCAGG TGTGCAAAGCGTTGGTGACAGAATCGGTTGCAGCTATTTCAAAGGTTGACCCAAAAAAGAAGATACCTGTCGGAAGCTTTAGGCTGCAAGCCGATGGAACTCAGAAGCAAAAAACG ATTCCTTACGCTGGCTCCGAGGCACACATGCACGATGTCCTCGACGAAGTGTGCAGCCAGATGGACAACTACGCACAGGCGACACACAAGGAGAACGGAGAGCTTATTCTTGTGAACCTCAGTAAGGACGTTGACAAGCTGAGCACTTACCAAGTTGTCCCTGACCCCACTGCTAATGGAAAAATTCGGCAGCTT TGTGAAGATATGATTGGAGAGTACGAAGATGATTACATGCGAGTTTTCTCAAAGCACAAGATAAGGGTGGAGCCCCAAGCCTTTAGGTTGCTTTGTGAAAACAACAAAG